A genomic region of Miscanthus floridulus cultivar M001 chromosome 3, ASM1932011v1, whole genome shotgun sequence contains the following coding sequences:
- the LOC136544906 gene encoding heat shock 70 kDa protein BIP2-like: protein MPRKDVALLVRAFVWLLALGKASALLDDGWPPDPATYPPGRVVAIDLGNTNSCVAGYESGETTQTMFHHCIPSWVAFADDGAVLVGEDAVHHDAVNPGAAVFGFKRLLGKRFTRVFEQEFAQSVKENLPYKVVEENVQLHIEVKTAKDGAVRNVGVEQLTAVVLAKLKETAEEHLGHRVEAAILTLPLQFSDYASRSAAVFAGRLAGLKAVRVGLSEPIAAAIAYGLSRNLRDEGNVVVLHVGGGTAEANVMTFVDGVYEALSSQYDPFFGGQDFDRRIVDHFVQLIRDKHGKDIANDGIALSKLRIACELAKKTLSHQEHAQVSIERLVDGVDLSEPLTRAEFEEVNHDLFLKVVEMVDRVVSQAEVETIDEVLLIGGSTMIPKVWELIRDYFGGTKAVLHSRLKPDEVVTIGAAEYSKRHDALCT from the exons ATGCCTCGCAAAGATGTCGCCCTCCTCGTTAGGGCTTTCGTATGGCTCCTGGCGCTCGGCAAGGCGAGCGCGCTACTGGACGACGGCTGGCCTCCCGATCCGGCGACGTACCCGCCGGGGCGAGTCGTCGCCATCGACCTGGGCAACACTAACTCGTGCGTCGCCGGCTACGAGAGCGGCGAGACGACCCAGACCATGTTCCACCACTGCATCCCCTCCTGGGTCGCCTTCGCCGACGACGGCGCCGTCCTCGTCGGCGAGGACGCCGTGCACCACGACGCCGTCAACCCCGGGGCCGCTGTCTTCGGCTTCAAGCGCCTCCTCGGCAAAAG ATTCACTCGCGTTTTCGAGCAGGAATTTGCTCAGAGCGTCAAAGAGAATCTGCCATACAAGGTCGTCGAGGAGAACGTGCAGCTTCACATCGAGGTGAAGACGGCCAAGGACGGCGCAGTCAGGAACGTCGGCGTCGAGCAGCTCACGGCCGTGGTGCTGGCCAAGCTCAAGGAGACGGCGGAGGAGCACCTCGGCCACCGGGTGGAGGCCGCCATCCTCACGCTCCCGCTGCAGTTTTCCGACTACGCGTCCAGGTCCGCAGCAGTGTTCGCCGGCAGGCTTGCCGGCCTCAAGGCCGTGAGGGTGGGGCTCAGCGAGCCCATCGCGGCCGCCATCGCCTATGGCCTCAGCAGGAACCTGCGCGACGAGGGCAACGTCGTCGTGCTGCACGTCGGCGGCGGCACGGCCGAGGCGAACGTCATGACCTTCGTGGACGGTGTGTATGAAGCCTTGAGCTCGCAGTATGACCCTTTCTTTGGAGGACAGGACTTCGACCGGAGGATCGTGGACCACTTCGTCCAACTGATCAGGGACAAGCATGGAAAGGACATCGCCAACGATGGCATTGCACTCAGCAAACTGAGGATAGCATGCGAGCTTGCCAAGAAGACATTGAGCCACCAGGAACATGCGCAAGTGAGCATCGAAAGGCTCGTCGACGGCGTAGATTTGTCAGAGCCACTGACGCGGGCCGAGTTTGAGGAAGTGAACCATGATCTGTTCCTCAAAGTTGTTGAGATGGTGGATAGGGTGGTGTCACAAGCTGAAGTGGAGACCATTGATGAGGTGCTTCTTATTGGTGGAAGCACCATGATCCCAAAGGTTTGGGAACTCATCAGGGACTACTTTGGTGGGACCAAGGCAGTGCTCCATTCAAGGTTGAAACCAGATGAGGTGGTCACCATTGGAGCCGCGGAGTACAGCAAACGACATGACGCATTGTGTACGTAG